In Dehalococcoidales bacterium, the sequence CGGGCCTTACGCCTTTCACATGTGGACACCGGAAGACCCGTCCAGCTATGGCCAGATTGTTGACCAGCATAATTATGAGGTTCGCGAAGAAATGATGAAAAACTACATGCGTAATGAGGAGGCAATCTGGCCGCTCATGAAGGATTTCTACGTCTACGCCCTGGAATAGTCCTGGCAAATAATCATGCCGGCACCATACATGTATATCCCCTACCAACCGTGGCTGAAGGGCTATAATGGAGAATCTGTCACCGGTTATGGTGAGTATCTGGGGCAAAGCTATTACCTCTGGATTGATAAGGACCTGAAGAAATCACTGGGGTACTAGAGAGCAGAAACTTTGTTGAAATAATAGATCTGAAAGGGGGCAGAGCGTAACCGCTCTGCCCCCTCACTATATTGACAAACCGGAGACTATCTCTACAAACTGGTGATTGCAAGAGATTGACCCCTTCCTATGATTTAAGTTAATATTGCCCAAGAGTGAAAAAGCACTACAGAGAAAAGGCGATTAACGGCATAAGCTGGCCAAATCGGGTTAGTAGTCTTGCTCCAGGTCTTCTGGTCACTCTGGCCTTCGCTGTCGTCTCCTTCATTACCTGGTGGTTTCTTAAAGATACGTGGCTTAAATTCAGTGCTTTATTATGGGCTTTTGTCTATTCCATAATATTAGTCAATCTCAGGCCGGCGTTATTCGAGGGTAAGTTAAAGGCAGGAATAGAGTTTTCTTCGACTAAACTACTCTGCTGGTCTATTGCGCTGCTGGGTCTGACCATTAGTGCCTCGGTATGGGTCAAACTGGGAGGAATTGGATTAGCCATGGTGCTGATCAATCTGGCTCTGGTATTTACATTTGGAGTCGTCTTCTGCAAATACGTTCTGAAACTGGATAACGTGTTGTCACTCTTGATTTCGGTGGGGACGAGTATTTGTGGAGCCTCGGCAATTGCGGCGGTTGGTCCCGCACTCAAAGCGAAGGCGGAGCATATGGGTCTATCGGTGGCCGTCATCACCCTCTTCGGATTGTTAGCCATGTTTCTCTATCCCCTGCTGTTCGCCGGACCCCTGATAGATTGGCTTGCCAATGACAACCTCGCTTATGGCATGTGGGTCGGAACCGGCATTCATGAGACTGCCCAGGTAATAGCGGCGTCAAGTCAGGTGGATAATGCGCTTTCGATTGCCAGTTCCGCCAAGTTCATCCGCATATTCTCGATAGGCCCAATGGTATTCATCAGTCAGTTCCTGCTTCGTCGTTTCAGCAGAATGAGTGAATCCGGGCGGACAAGAATGGCAGTTCCCTGGTTCGCTCTTTTCTTTATCCTTTTCAGTGTGATCCATCTCGGGTTGGAATCTCTACCCATCCGGTCCCAATGGCTCTACTTTAATTCTACCTACCTATCACCGGCTATTACTTTTCTATTGTCCTGGTCCTTTGCCGCTATAGGTTTGAAAGTAAAAATCTCTTCCATTCGAGTGGTCGG encodes:
- a CDS encoding putative sulfate exporter family transporter gives rise to the protein MKKHYREKAINGISWPNRVSSLAPGLLVTLAFAVVSFITWWFLKDTWLKFSALLWAFVYSIILVNLRPALFEGKLKAGIEFSSTKLLCWSIALLGLTISASVWVKLGGIGLAMVLINLALVFTFGVVFCKYVLKLDNVLSLLISVGTSICGASAIAAVGPALKAKAEHMGLSVAVITLFGLLAMFLYPLLFAGPLIDWLANDNLAYGMWVGTGIHETAQVIAASSQVDNALSIASSAKFIRIFSIGPMVFISQFLLRRFSRMSESGRTRMAVPWFALFFILFSVIHLGLESLPIRSQWLYFNSTYLSPAITFLLSWSFAAIGLKVKISSIRVVGLKAFLGGMGIAVFAGVISLLLVRFLWLPLSS